The Halobacterium litoreum genome includes a region encoding these proteins:
- the katG gene encoding catalase/peroxidase HPI — MTGSNQDWWPNQLNVDILDENARDVGPHGEDFDYAEAFESLDLDEVKADIEDVMTTSQDWWPADYDHYGPLFIRMAWHSAGTYRTTDGRGGASEGAQRLPPLNSWPDNANLDKARRLLWPVKEKYGRNLSWGDLMILAGNVAIESMGAKTFGFAGGREDAFKPDQAVDWGPEEEWEASERWDEDGSLQGDLGATVMGLIYVNPEGPDGNPDPEASAENIRESFSRMAMNDEETVALIAGGHTFGKVHGADDPDEHVGPEPEAAPLEKQGLGWESDHGSGKGGDTITSGIEGPWTQSPTEWDTGYVDSLLDYEWAAQKGPGGAWQWLPVDEELRDSAEPAHGDDEVTPMMLTTDIALKRDPDYREILERFQDNPMEFGINFAKAWYKLTHRDMGPPERFLGPEVPDEEMLWQDPLPDRDYDLVDDEDVAELKDELLDSDLSTSQLVKTAWASASTYRDSDKRGGANGARLRLEPQQSWEVNEPEELTAALQTLEEIQEEFNASQSDDTRVSLADLVVLGGNAAVEQAAADAGYDVEVPFEPGRVDATPEQTDVESFEALEPEADGFRNYLGDDAERRAEDLLVDKAELLNLTAPEMTVLVGGMRALGANYDDTEYGVFTDEPGTLTNDFFETLLAMDTKWEPVSEDGYVFEGRDRDTGEIEREATRFDLVFGSNSRLRAIAEVYGADDAEEKFVQDFADAWHKVMTNDRFDLE, encoded by the coding sequence ATGACTGGGTCTAATCAGGACTGGTGGCCGAACCAGTTGAACGTGGACATTCTCGACGAGAACGCCCGCGACGTCGGGCCGCACGGCGAGGACTTCGACTACGCGGAGGCGTTCGAGTCGCTGGACCTCGACGAAGTGAAAGCCGACATCGAGGACGTGATGACGACGTCCCAGGACTGGTGGCCGGCAGACTACGACCACTACGGCCCGCTGTTCATCCGGATGGCGTGGCACAGCGCGGGCACGTACCGCACCACTGACGGGCGCGGCGGCGCCAGCGAGGGCGCCCAGCGCCTCCCGCCGCTGAACAGTTGGCCGGACAACGCGAACCTCGACAAGGCGCGACGCCTGCTCTGGCCGGTCAAGGAGAAGTACGGCCGGAACCTCTCGTGGGGCGACCTGATGATTCTCGCGGGGAACGTCGCCATCGAGTCGATGGGCGCGAAGACGTTCGGCTTCGCCGGCGGGCGCGAGGACGCGTTCAAGCCCGACCAGGCGGTCGACTGGGGCCCCGAAGAGGAGTGGGAGGCCTCCGAGCGGTGGGACGAGGACGGCAGCCTGCAGGGCGACCTCGGCGCCACCGTGATGGGGCTCATCTACGTGAATCCCGAGGGCCCGGACGGCAACCCGGACCCGGAAGCGTCCGCGGAGAACATCCGCGAGTCCTTCAGCCGGATGGCGATGAACGACGAGGAGACGGTCGCGCTCATCGCCGGCGGGCACACGTTCGGGAAGGTCCACGGCGCCGACGACCCCGACGAGCACGTCGGCCCGGAGCCCGAAGCCGCGCCGCTGGAGAAACAGGGCCTCGGCTGGGAGAGCGACCACGGCTCCGGCAAGGGCGGGGACACCATCACGTCCGGCATCGAGGGGCCGTGGACGCAGTCGCCGACCGAGTGGGACACCGGCTACGTCGACAGCCTCCTCGACTACGAGTGGGCGGCCCAGAAGGGGCCCGGCGGCGCGTGGCAGTGGCTCCCGGTCGACGAGGAACTCCGCGACTCGGCGGAGCCCGCACACGGCGACGACGAAGTGACGCCGATGATGCTCACGACGGACATCGCGCTGAAACGCGACCCGGACTACCGCGAGATTCTGGAGCGCTTCCAGGACAACCCGATGGAGTTCGGCATCAACTTCGCGAAGGCGTGGTACAAACTCACGCACCGCGACATGGGCCCGCCCGAGCGGTTCCTCGGTCCCGAGGTCCCCGACGAGGAGATGCTCTGGCAGGACCCGCTGCCGGACCGCGACTACGACCTCGTCGACGACGAGGACGTCGCGGAACTCAAGGACGAACTCCTCGACTCGGACCTCTCCACGTCCCAGTTGGTCAAGACCGCGTGGGCGTCGGCGTCCACGTACCGCGACAGCGACAAGCGCGGCGGCGCGAACGGTGCGCGCCTCCGCCTCGAACCCCAGCAGAGTTGGGAGGTCAACGAGCCCGAGGAGCTGACGGCCGCGCTCCAGACCCTCGAGGAGATTCAAGAGGAGTTCAACGCCTCGCAGTCCGACGACACCCGCGTCTCGCTCGCGGACCTCGTCGTCCTCGGCGGCAACGCGGCAGTCGAGCAGGCGGCGGCTGACGCCGGCTACGACGTCGAAGTTCCGTTCGAACCGGGTCGCGTCGACGCCACGCCCGAGCAGACGGACGTCGAGTCCTTCGAGGCGCTCGAACCGGAGGCCGACGGCTTCCGGAACTACCTCGGCGACGACGCCGAGCGCCGGGCCGAGGACCTGCTCGTCGACAAGGCCGAACTGCTGAACCTGACCGCGCCCGAGATGACGGTGCTGGTCGGCGGGATGCGCGCGCTCGGCGCGAACTACGACGACACCGAGTACGGCGTCTTCACGGACGAACCGGGGACGCTGACCAACGACTTCTTCGAGACCCTGCTCGCCATGGACACGAAGTGGGAGCCGGTCTCCGAGGACGGCTACGTCTTCGAGGGGCGCGACCGCGACACGGGCGAAATCGAGCGGGAGGCGACCCGCTTCGACCTCGTGTTCGGTTCGAACTCCCGGCTCCGCGCCATCGCAGAGGTCTACGGCGCCGACGACGCCGAGGAGAAGTTCGTGCAGGACTTCGCCGACGCGTGGCACAAAGTGATGACCAACGACCGCTTCGACCTCGAATAG
- a CDS encoding TIGR00725 family protein encodes MRVSVIGASTPTESGIDTARELGRVLGRRGHTVVCGGLGGVMEAVCEGARDADGHTIGILPGEDRDAANEYVETAIATGMGHARNALVVMNGDAAIAVEGSGGTLSEVGFASVYDRPIAGLDAPDAPHVEAVETPDGAVDYVEDATS; translated from the coding sequence ATGCGGGTGAGTGTCATCGGCGCGAGCACGCCCACGGAATCCGGTATCGACACCGCCCGCGAACTCGGGCGCGTGCTCGGCCGACGCGGCCACACCGTCGTCTGCGGCGGCCTCGGCGGCGTGATGGAAGCCGTCTGCGAGGGCGCGCGAGACGCCGACGGCCACACCATCGGCATCCTCCCGGGCGAGGACCGCGACGCCGCCAACGAGTACGTCGAGACCGCTATCGCGACCGGGATGGGCCACGCGCGGAACGCGCTCGTCGTGATGAACGGGGACGCCGCAATCGCCGTCGAGGGGAGCGGCGGCACGCTCTCGGAGGTCGGGTTCGCGTCCGTGTACGACCGGCCGATTGCGGGCCTCGACGCGCCCGACGCGCCGCACGTCGAAGCCGTCGAGACGCCCGACGGCGCCGTCGACTACGTCGAGGACGCGACGAGCTGA